One Lagenorhynchus albirostris chromosome 8, mLagAlb1.1, whole genome shotgun sequence genomic region harbors:
- the CLDN12 gene encoding claudin-12 produces MGCRDVHAATVLSFLCGIASVAGLFAGTLLPNWRKLRLISFNRNEKNLTVYTGLWVKCARYDGGNDCLMYDTTWYSSVDQLDLRVLQFALPLSILIAMGALLLCLIGMCNTAFRSSVPNIKLAKCLVNSAGCHLVAGLLFFLAGTVSLSPSIWVIFYNIHLNRKFEPVFMFDYAVYVTIASAGGLFTTSLLLFIWYCACKSLPSPFWQPLYSHPPSMHTYSQPYSARSRLSAIEIDIPVVSHST; encoded by the coding sequence ATGGGCTGTCGGGATGTCCATGCAGCCACGGTCCTCTCCTTCCTGTGTGGAATCGCCTCGGTAGCAGGCCTCTTTGCGGGGACTCTGCTTCCCAACTGGAGAAAATTACGACTGATCTCGTTCAACAGAAATGAGAAGAACCTGACTGTTTACACAGGCCTGTGGGTGAAGTGTGCCCGGTACGACGGGGGCAATGACTGCCTGATGTACGACACTACTTGGTACTCATCAGTTGACCAGCTGGACCTGCGGGTCCTCCAGTTTGCCCTGCCCCTCAGCATCCTGATTGCAATGGGGGCCCTGCTGCTCTGCCTGATTGGAATGTGTAACACCGCCTTCAGGTCCTCGGTGCCCAACATCAAACTGGCCAAGTGTCTGGTCAATAGTGCCGGCTGCCATCTGGTGGCCGGGCTGCTGTTTTTCCTGGCAGGAACTGTGAGCCTCTCCCCATCCATCTGGGTCATCTTTTATAATATCCATCTGAACAGGAAGTTCGAGCCAGTCTTTATGTTTGACTATGCAGTGTATGTCACTATTGCTAGTGCTGGGGGCTTGTTTACGACTTCCCTTCTACTGTTTATTTGGTACTGTGCATGCAAATCTTTGCCTTCTCCTTTCTGGCAACCGCTGTACTCCCATCCTCCCAGTATGCATACATATTCACAGCCCTATTCAGCACGCTCCCGCCTCTCTGCCATAGAAATCGACATTCCAGTAGTTTCACACAGCACCTAG